The Halomonas elongata DSM 2581 DNA segment GGATTGCCGAACTCCTCGAGGAAGGCCTGCCCCTTGGCCCGGGTATCCTTGTAGTCGACCCCCACCAATCGTACGCCGCGCTCGGCCAGCTCGAGCAACTGGGGCATTTCCTGCTTGCAGGTCGGGCACCACTCGCCCCAGACATTGACCAGGGTCACCTCGCCCTCGAGCAGCGAAGCATCCACCCGACGCTCGGGATCGGCCAGGGTGGCGAGATCGAACGCGGGGAAGTCCCGGGCCACCATGGCCGAGTCACGGTGCGACGGATCCATCGACAGGCCGCGATACAAGAAGCCTCCCAGCACGAGAAACCCCAGCAACGGCAGCAACAGCAACAGGCGACGCTTCATGCACTGGCCTCCCGCGCATTCGTCAGGGCGGCACGTTCCGGGTCGCGGGCGGTGGCTGCGCGACGATAGCGGCGGTCGATCACCGCCAGGATGCCACCGATGGCCATCAGCAGACCGCCCAGCCACAACCAGCGCACCAGCGGCTTGTACTGGAGGCGCAAGGCCCAGCTGCCATCACCCAGATCCTCGCCCATGGCCACGTAGAGATCCCGCAGCGGTCCCGGGCGCAGGGCGACATCGGTCATCGGCATGCCGGTGGCAAGATACAGGCGCTTCTCCGGCATCATCACGAAGTGGCGATCGTCATCGCCGCGCTGCACCTCGAGGCGGGCCGTATCGGCGATGAAATTGGGGCCGCGACGCTCACCGAGCTCGGTCAGGGTGAAGGTGTAGCCGGCCAGGCTGGCCGTATCGCCGACGCCCATGCGGACATTGCGCTCGACGGAATAATTGGCGACCACGCTGACCCCGACGATGGTCACCGCCACGCCCAGGTGCGCCAGCAGCATGCCCCAGTAGGCCAGCGACTGCTTGCGCAGGGCGGCCAGCTTCGAGGTGCCCTGGTGCATCCTGTCCAGCAGGCCGCGCAGCATGGGCAACACGATCCATAGCGCCGCCGCCAGCCCCAGCGAGACCCGCAGGTTCCACTCGCCGTCGTACAGCAGCGGTATCGCCCCGGCGATGATCAGGGCCATGCCACCGGCCAGCCAGGTGCGCTGCCAGAGCGTGCGTGTGCGCGTACGTTTCCACTGCGCCAGCGGCCCCAGTCCCATGAAGATGCAGAGCAGCACCGTCAGCGGTACGAACAGGGCGTTGAAATAAGGGGGGCCGACGCTGATCTTGCCCAGCCCGAAGGCATCGAGCAGCAACGGATAGAGCGTGCCCAGCAGCACGGTGACCGTCATGATCACCAGCAGGATGTTGTTGATCAGCAGCAGCGCATCGCGGGACAGCCAGGCAAAGCCCGTTCGCTGGCTGACTCGGGGCGCACGCAGCGCGAACAGCAGCAAGGACGCCCCCACGGTGATGCCCAGCAACACCAGAATGAAAAGCCCCCGCGACGGGTCGTTAGCGAAGGCGTGCACCGAGGTGAGCACGCCCGAACGCACCAGGAAGGTCCCCATCAACGACAGCGAAAAGGTCGAGATGGCCAGCAACACCGTCCAGCTCTTGAAGCTCCCGCGCTTCTCGGTCACCGCCAGGGAATGGATGAGCGCGGTACCGGCCAGCCAGGGCAGCAGGGAGGCATTCTCCACCGGATCCCAGAACCACCAGCCGCCCCAGCCGAGTTCGTAATAGGCCCACCAGCTACCCAGCGCGATGCCCACGGTGAGGAAAGCCCAGGCGACATTGGTCCAGGGCCGTGCCCAGCGGGTCCAGGCGGCATCCAGGCGACCGCCAAGCAGCGCGGCGATGGCGAAGGCGAAGACCACCGAGAAACCGACATATCCCATGTAGAGCATCGGCGGATGGATGATCAGGCCGAAGTCCTGCAGCAGCGGATTCAGGTCGGCGCCATCGGACGGCACGTTCGGCAACAGCCGCGCGAAGGGATTGGACGTCGCCAGCACGAAGGTCAGAAATCCCGTGCTGATCAGCCCCATCACCCCCAGCACCCGGGCCAGCATGTCCCGGGGCAGCTCCCGGGAAAAGCGCGAGACGGCGTAGGTCCAGGCGCCGAGGATCAGGCTCCACAACAGTACAGAGCCCTCGTGGTTGCCCCAGACGGCACTGAACTTGTAGTACCAGGGCAGCATCGAGTTCGAATTGTTGGCCACCGTGGCCACGCTGAAGTCATCCAGCAGATAGCTGGCCGTCAGGCAGGCATAGGCAACGACCAGAAAGGCGAACTGGCCGGTCGCCATGGGACGCGCATAGGCCATCCACAACGGCCGACGGGTCGCGGCCCCGGCCAGCGGCACGCACCCCTGCACCGCCGCCATCAACAGGGCGATGATCAAGGCGAAATGGCCGATCTCGGGGATCATTTCGATCAGCATGGCGACTCCGCATCACTCCTGGTCGGCACGCCGCCCGGCGTCCAACCGTTTCCCCACCTCGGCGGCCTTGTCCTGATAGTCCTCCGGCGCATAGCCGGCATCTTCCAGGGCCTCGGCCACCTCAGGCGGCATGTAATTCTCGTCGTGCTTGGCCAGCACCTCGTCGGCACGCACCCAACCCTCCGGCTGCAGCCGGCCGACCACCACCACGCCCTGCCCTTCGCGGAAGAGGTCGGGCAGGATGCCGCTGTAACGCACCCTGACGTCCTCGACGTAATCGGTCACGGTGAAGGTCACGTCCAGGCTTTCCGGATCGCGCTTCACGGAGCCTTCCTTGACCATGCCGCCGGCGCGAATCTGACGTTCCAGCGGGGCGTCTCCGGCGACGATCTGCACCGGGCTGAAGAACAGGTTGATATTGCTGCGCAGGGCATAGAGCGTAAGCCCCACCGCGACCGCGATCAGGGCGACCATTCCCAGGACGACGAACAACTTCTGCTTGCGTCTGGCCCTCATGACCTCACCTCCCTGTTCGCGTCCGCGTTACGCACCTGCCGCTGCTCGCGTCGAGCTCGGCGGCGCAGCTCGCGCCACAGCCGGCGGCGTTCCAGGCGCAGGTGCAGCACCACACCCAGCAACAACAGCATGGTGGCGCCATAGGCAGGCCAGACGTAGGCCGCGTGACCGCCCATGGCCAGGAAGGCAGCGAATGAATCGAAGGCCATCAGCCATCCTCCCCGGCCAGCTCGCGTACCCAGCGCTTGGCGGATTCGCGATGCAGGATCACGCTGCGAGTCCGTGTCA contains these protein-coding regions:
- a CDS encoding DsbE family thiol:disulfide interchange protein is translated as MKRRLLLLLPLLGFLVLGGFLYRGLSMDPSHRDSAMVARDFPAFDLATLADPERRVDASLLEGEVTLVNVWGEWCPTCKQEMPQLLELAERGVRLVGVDYKDTRAKGQAFLEEFGNPFEVNIFDPEGSLGFDLGVYGAPETFLVDADGVIRYHHTGYIAPKDVSRVIMPEVEKWRE
- a CDS encoding heme lyase CcmF/NrfE family subunit, yielding MLIEMIPEIGHFALIIALLMAAVQGCVPLAGAATRRPLWMAYARPMATGQFAFLVVAYACLTASYLLDDFSVATVANNSNSMLPWYYKFSAVWGNHEGSVLLWSLILGAWTYAVSRFSRELPRDMLARVLGVMGLISTGFLTFVLATSNPFARLLPNVPSDGADLNPLLQDFGLIIHPPMLYMGYVGFSVVFAFAIAALLGGRLDAAWTRWARPWTNVAWAFLTVGIALGSWWAYYELGWGGWWFWDPVENASLLPWLAGTALIHSLAVTEKRGSFKSWTVLLAISTFSLSLMGTFLVRSGVLTSVHAFANDPSRGLFILVLLGITVGASLLLFALRAPRVSQRTGFAWLSRDALLLINNILLVIMTVTVLLGTLYPLLLDAFGLGKISVGPPYFNALFVPLTVLLCIFMGLGPLAQWKRTRTRTLWQRTWLAGGMALIIAGAIPLLYDGEWNLRVSLGLAAALWIVLPMLRGLLDRMHQGTSKLAALRKQSLAYWGMLLAHLGVAVTIVGVSVVANYSVERNVRMGVGDTASLAGYTFTLTELGERRGPNFIADTARLEVQRGDDDRHFVMMPEKRLYLATGMPMTDVALRPGPLRDLYVAMGEDLGDGSWALRLQYKPLVRWLWLGGLLMAIGGILAVIDRRYRRAATARDPERAALTNAREASA
- the ccmE gene encoding cytochrome c maturation protein CcmE is translated as MRARRKQKLFVVLGMVALIAVAVGLTLYALRSNINLFFSPVQIVAGDAPLERQIRAGGMVKEGSVKRDPESLDVTFTVTDYVEDVRVRYSGILPDLFREGQGVVVVGRLQPEGWVRADEVLAKHDENYMPPEVAEALEDAGYAPEDYQDKAAEVGKRLDAGRRADQE
- the ccmD gene encoding heme exporter protein CcmD, whose amino-acid sequence is MAFDSFAAFLAMGGHAAYVWPAYGATMLLLLGVVLHLRLERRRLWRELRRRARREQRQVRNADANREVRS